A part of Aegilops tauschii subsp. strangulata cultivar AL8/78 chromosome 2, Aet v6.0, whole genome shotgun sequence genomic DNA contains:
- the LOC109748217 gene encoding fasciclin-like arabinogalactan protein 14 has translation MACLRATTAALLLTLASSAAATATKFNITEVLNESPEFLTFNSLLSKTNLAEEINKRQTITVLVVDNSAASGIMSLPTDTQKKVLAVHVILDYYDPMKLETIEKGTALLTSLFQTTGAATDRMGFVNYTRSADDQMVFGSAEPGAPLSSQLVKVVACRPYNLSVMQVRAAIIPPSISSSGTGSSAAPGPAYGSSSNVSVPTITEAETLESSDEASALDDDAPASSPPVHSADAAAGAHTSAGNTVVVRTRVWLMGLVMLMV, from the coding sequence ATGGCATGTCTGAGGGCCACCACCGCCGCACTCCTTCTCACCCTTGCGTCGTCGGCCGCGGCCACCGCGACAAAGTTCAACATTACCGAGGTCCTCAACGAATCCCCCGAGTTCTTGACCTTCAACAGCCTTCTGTCGAAGACGAATCTCGCTGAGGAAATCAACAAGCGGCAGACCATCACCGTTCTCGTGGTCGACAACTCCGCTGCCAGCGGCATCATGTCGCTGCCGACAGACACGCAGAAGAAGGTGCTCGCCGTGCACGTCATCCTCGACTACTACGATCCCATGAAACTCGAAACCATCGAGAAGGGGACGGCGCTCCTTACCTCGCTCTTCCAGACTACCGGCGCCGCCACCGACCGCATGGGGTTCGTCAACTACACCCGGAGCGCGGACGACCAGATGGTGTTTGGCTCAGCCGAGCCCGGGGCACCGCTCAGCTCGCAGCTGGTGAAGGTCGTTGCGTGCCGACCGTACAATCTATCCGTCATGCAGGTCAGAGCAGCAATCATTCCACCGAGCATCAGCTCGTCGGGCACGGGGAGTTCCGCGGCACCCGGTCCAGCCTACGGTTCATCGTCCAACGTGAGTGTCCCGACCATTACCGAGGCTGAGACACTTGAATCGTCCGACGAGGCCAGTGCCCTAGACGATGACGCTCCTGCATCATCGCCACCCGTGCATAGCGCTGACGCGGCCGCAGGCGCGCACACTTCGGCGGGGAACACAGTGGTGGTCCGCACACGTGTTTGGCTCATGGGGCTTGTGATGTTGATGGTTTAA